In a single window of the Caulobacter soli genome:
- a CDS encoding NAD(P)(+) transhydrogenase (Re/Si-specific) subunit beta, with protein sequence MNANLAAILYIVSGVLFILALRGLSSPVTSQAGNRNGMIGMAIAVLTTLATLWKQGALDPVTIGLILGGIAVGGTVGAVIARKVAMTSMPQLVAAFHSLVGMAACLVAVAAIYTPAAYGILGDNGQVHLNSLIELSLGLAIGAITFTGSVIAFAKLNGNMGGAPILLPARHLLNIVIALAIVALVVVLVLSGGHAIWAFWGIFALALLIGVTLIIPIGGADMPVVVSMLNSYSGWAAAALGFTLENTTLIITGALVGSSGAILSYIMCKGMNRSFISVILGGFGATDAVAGPGGKVESRPVKQGSADDAAFIMKNASKVIIVPGYGMAVSQAQHALREMADKLKEEGVEVKYAIHPVAGRMPGHMNVLLAEANVPYDEVFELEDINSEFSTADVAFVIGANDVTNPAAKTDPTSAIYGMPILDVEKARTVLFIKRGMSSGYAGVENELFFRDNTMMLFGDAKKMVEGIVKGL encoded by the coding sequence ATGAACGCCAATCTCGCCGCCATCCTCTACATCGTGTCCGGGGTGCTCTTCATCCTGGCGCTGCGCGGGCTGTCCAGCCCGGTGACCAGCCAGGCGGGCAACCGCAACGGCATGATCGGCATGGCCATCGCCGTGCTGACCACCCTGGCCACGCTCTGGAAACAGGGCGCGCTGGATCCCGTGACCATCGGCCTGATCCTGGGCGGCATCGCCGTCGGCGGCACGGTGGGGGCGGTGATCGCCCGCAAGGTGGCCATGACCTCGATGCCGCAACTGGTGGCGGCCTTCCACAGCCTGGTCGGCATGGCCGCCTGTCTGGTGGCCGTGGCGGCGATCTACACCCCGGCTGCCTACGGCATCCTGGGCGACAACGGCCAGGTGCACCTCAACAGCCTGATCGAACTGTCGCTGGGCCTGGCCATCGGCGCGATCACCTTCACCGGTTCGGTCATCGCCTTCGCCAAGCTGAACGGCAACATGGGCGGCGCGCCGATCCTGCTGCCGGCCCGCCACCTGCTGAACATCGTCATCGCCCTGGCCATCGTCGCCCTGGTGGTGGTGCTGGTCCTCAGCGGCGGCCACGCGATCTGGGCGTTCTGGGGCATCTTCGCCCTGGCCCTGCTGATCGGCGTCACCCTGATCATCCCGATCGGCGGCGCCGACATGCCGGTCGTCGTCTCGATGCTCAACAGCTATTCGGGCTGGGCCGCCGCGGCCCTGGGCTTCACCCTGGAAAACACCACCCTGATCATCACCGGCGCCCTGGTGGGTTCGTCGGGCGCGATCCTGTCCTACATCATGTGCAAGGGCATGAACCGCAGCTTCATCTCGGTGATCCTGGGCGGCTTCGGCGCGACCGACGCGGTCGCCGGCCCTGGCGGCAAGGTCGAGAGCCGTCCCGTCAAGCAGGGGTCGGCCGACGACGCGGCCTTCATCATGAAGAACGCGTCCAAGGTGATCATCGTCCCCGGCTACGGCATGGCCGTGTCGCAAGCCCAGCACGCCCTGCGCGAAATGGCCGACAAGCTGAAGGAAGAGGGCGTGGAGGTGAAGTACGCCATCCACCCCGTCGCCGGCCGCATGCCGGGCCACATGAACGTCCTGCTGGCCGAAGCCAACGTGCCCTATGACGAGGTGTTCGAGCTGGAGGACATCAACAGCGAGTTCTCGACCGCCGACGTGGCCTTCGTGATCGGCGCCAACGACGTCACCAACCCGGCCGCCAAGACCGACCCGACCAGCGCCATCTACGGCATGCCGATCCTGGACGTCGAAAAGGCCCGCACCGTGCTGTTCATCAAGCGCGGCATGAGCAGCGGCTATGCCGGCGTCGAGAACGAGCTGTTCTTCCGCGACAACACCATGATGCTGTTCGGCGACGCCAAGAAGATGGTCGAAGGGATCGTGAAGGGGCTCTAG
- a CDS encoding alpha/beta fold hydrolase: protein MLRYVGRAVAGFALFILSFVAVGGLMSAAGHPVPRGKMVDIGEGRSLRLVCEGPSSDRPLVWLEAGAFGFAADWGATQEALAKAGWRSCAYDRAGMGFSPPGPAPRDGLAIVGDFEKLVAASGEKAPFILVGHSMAGLRLREYAGRNPGQVAGLVLVDAATADASETEAFKPFIEAFSTASRWAARGASLGLYKPLVYTGLGDKIGLPPAAKAEKRWAFANGRHNRTSAAEVELWSRSADQAVAVPAYDPNWPVAVVTAGPVKGREKRKAMQAAPAERSKRGYVDHVEAATHTRLLGEQFASHIVKAVEFVGG, encoded by the coding sequence ATGCTCAGATATGTCGGACGCGCCGTTGCCGGATTCGCTCTTTTCATTCTCTCGTTCGTCGCCGTGGGCGGCTTGATGTCGGCGGCGGGGCATCCCGTGCCGCGGGGCAAGATGGTCGACATCGGCGAGGGGCGAAGCTTGCGCCTGGTCTGTGAGGGGCCTTCCAGCGACCGTCCGCTGGTCTGGCTGGAGGCGGGCGCCTTCGGCTTCGCCGCCGACTGGGGCGCGACCCAGGAGGCCCTGGCGAAGGCCGGCTGGCGCTCCTGCGCCTACGACCGGGCCGGCATGGGCTTCTCACCGCCTGGGCCCGCGCCGCGCGACGGCCTGGCCATCGTCGGCGACTTCGAGAAGCTGGTCGCGGCCTCGGGCGAAAAGGCGCCCTTCATCCTGGTCGGTCACTCGATGGCCGGCCTGCGCTTGCGCGAATACGCCGGACGCAATCCGGGTCAGGTGGCCGGTCTGGTGCTGGTCGACGCCGCGACCGCCGATGCGTCGGAGACCGAGGCGTTCAAGCCGTTCATCGAGGCCTTCTCCACCGCCTCGCGCTGGGCGGCGCGGGGAGCCTCGCTGGGGCTCTACAAGCCGCTGGTCTATACCGGCCTGGGCGACAAGATCGGCTTGCCGCCGGCCGCAAAGGCCGAGAAGCGCTGGGCCTTCGCCAATGGCCGCCACAACCGCACCTCGGCCGCCGAGGTCGAGCTGTGGTCGCGGTCGGCCGATCAGGCGGTCGCCGTGCCGGCCTATGATCCGAACTGGCCGGTGGCCGTGGTCACCGCCGGACCGGTCAAGGGCCGCGAGAAGCGCAAGGCCATGCAGGCCGCCCCGGCCGAGCGGTCCAAGCGCGGCTATGTGGACCACGTGGAAGCCGCGACCCATACGCGGCTGCTGGGCGAGCAGTTCGCCTCGCACATCGTCAAGGCAGTGGAGTTCGTGGGCGGCTAG
- a CDS encoding glycosyltransferase family 9 protein, with product MSAPYPGPVLVYAPDRGIGDLMWHLPTFRAIAATTPEGQVVLAARPSSRAAEVLAVEPTIAGVVYARHFTGTLKGVKEVLDFWRICREVKPRAVWILEKIGRPAQAAWLAGVPERRGFGLGHKSQEQWLQGPFLPKAMRPDHRLDKLAAFEALNGLRVDSREPGLLLDPKAVAAVKARFGERPGPWLVLGVGASEPARTWPAERFAAVSTALADLFPTVFWLGGPNDAPRLKPTLEAQPSGRDVLACDLPLDQAAALIALSAGFLGNDSGPLNVAASVGRPAIGLMGASPVPAYSSWLSRLDGGAGRIADISIDQAIKAVRTRFTEEAWANRDIPAA from the coding sequence ATGAGCGCCCCGTATCCTGGCCCCGTCCTCGTCTACGCCCCCGATCGCGGGATCGGCGACCTGATGTGGCATCTGCCGACGTTTCGGGCGATCGCCGCGACCACGCCGGAGGGCCAGGTCGTGCTGGCCGCGCGGCCGTCGAGCCGGGCCGCCGAGGTGCTGGCCGTCGAACCGACGATCGCCGGTGTCGTCTACGCCCGCCACTTCACCGGAACGCTGAAGGGCGTGAAGGAGGTGCTCGACTTCTGGCGCATCTGCCGCGAGGTGAAGCCGCGCGCGGTGTGGATCCTGGAGAAGATCGGTCGTCCCGCCCAGGCCGCCTGGCTGGCTGGCGTGCCCGAGCGGCGCGGCTTTGGCCTGGGCCACAAGAGCCAGGAGCAATGGCTGCAAGGGCCGTTCCTGCCCAAGGCCATGCGGCCGGACCATCGCCTGGACAAGCTGGCGGCCTTCGAGGCCCTGAACGGCCTGAGGGTCGACAGTCGCGAGCCCGGCCTGTTGCTCGACCCCAAGGCCGTGGCCGCCGTCAAGGCGCGGTTCGGCGAGCGTCCCGGTCCGTGGCTGGTGCTGGGCGTCGGGGCTAGCGAGCCGGCCCGCACCTGGCCCGCCGAGCGCTTCGCCGCCGTGTCGACGGCCCTGGCCGACCTGTTCCCGACCGTGTTCTGGCTGGGCGGCCCCAACGACGCCCCGCGCCTGAAGCCCACGCTTGAAGCCCAGCCTTCGGGGCGCGACGTCCTGGCCTGCGACCTGCCGCTGGACCAAGCCGCCGCCCTGATCGCCCTGTCGGCCGGGTTCCTGGGCAACGACTCGGGGCCGCTGAACGTCGCCGCCTCGGTCGGTCGCCCAGCCATCGGCCTGATGGGCGCCAGCCCCGTGCCGGCCTATTCCAGCTGGCTGTCGCGCCTCGACGGCGGGGCGGGGCGAATCGCCGATATTTCGATCGACCAGGCGATAAAGGCTGTTCGAACGCGGTTCACCGAAGAGGCCTGGGCCAACCGCGACATCCCGGCGGCTTGA
- a CDS encoding alpha/beta fold hydrolase, with translation MADDRPARVSLLGPFHGERPPAPAWFDAALAVAPERSRIPVEGARIELLTWGEVGKPGLLLLHGNGAHADWWSFIAPFFAKDWRVAAISWSGMGGSDWRPDYSAQLFAAEIFAAVEAAGLEAGGVKPIVVGHSFGGFPTLHCAANHPERLRGAILVDCSIQPPEKRWTGPPPRPNGNRVYATLEEALAHFRLAPPQGCENLYIADHIARGSLKGVDGGWTWKFDPAIWQRFIMPDLGALLPRIACPAAAMWGERSALMRADTVDYMIREMPDTVLRAIIPDADHHVMVDQPLAFVAGLRGLLAGWP, from the coding sequence ATGGCCGACGATCGTCCCGCCCGCGTCTCCCTGCTGGGTCCCTTCCATGGCGAGAGGCCGCCGGCCCCGGCCTGGTTCGACGCCGCCCTGGCCGTCGCGCCCGAACGCTCGCGCATCCCGGTCGAGGGGGCGCGGATCGAACTGCTGACCTGGGGCGAGGTCGGCAAGCCGGGCCTGCTGCTCCTGCACGGCAACGGCGCCCACGCCGACTGGTGGAGCTTCATCGCGCCGTTCTTCGCCAAGGACTGGCGGGTGGCGGCGATCTCGTGGTCGGGCATGGGCGGCTCGGACTGGCGGCCGGACTATTCGGCGCAGCTGTTCGCCGCCGAGATCTTCGCGGCGGTCGAGGCGGCGGGGCTGGAGGCGGGCGGGGTCAAGCCGATCGTGGTCGGCCACTCGTTCGGCGGCTTTCCCACCCTGCACTGCGCGGCCAACCATCCCGAACGCCTGCGCGGCGCGATCCTGGTCGACTGCAGCATCCAGCCGCCCGAGAAGCGCTGGACCGGCCCGCCGCCGCGTCCCAACGGCAACCGGGTCTACGCCACGCTGGAGGAGGCCCTGGCCCACTTCCGCCTCGCGCCGCCGCAGGGTTGCGAGAACCTCTACATCGCCGACCACATCGCCCGGGGTTCGCTGAAGGGCGTCGACGGCGGCTGGACCTGGAAGTTCGACCCGGCCATCTGGCAGAGGTTCATCATGCCCGACCTCGGCGCCCTGTTGCCGCGCATCGCCTGTCCGGCCGCCGCGATGTGGGGCGAGCGCTCGGCCCTGATGCGCGCCGACACCGTGGACTACATGATCCGTGAGATGCCCGACACGGTCCTGCGCGCGATCATACCCGACGCGGACCACCATGTGATGGTGGACCAGCCGCTGGCCTTCGTGGCCGGGCTGCGCGGGTTGCTGGCGGGGTGGCCATAA
- the rpsU gene encoding 30S ribosomal protein S21 has translation MVQIFVRDNNVDQALKALKKKMQREGSFREMKRHVHYEKPSEKRARQKAEAVRRARKLARKRAQREGLLPMPKKPAGAR, from the coding sequence CTGGTCCAGATTTTCGTCCGCGACAACAACGTCGATCAGGCCCTGAAGGCCCTGAAGAAGAAGATGCAACGCGAAGGCTCGTTCCGCGAAATGAAGCGGCACGTGCACTATGAGAAGCCGTCGGAAAAGCGCGCCCGTCAAAAGGCCGAAGCTGTCCGCCGCGCCCGCAAGCTGGCCCGCAAGCGCGCTCAGCGCGAAGGCCTGCTGCCGATGCCGAAGAAGCCGGCCGGCGCGCGTTAA
- a CDS encoding Re/Si-specific NAD(P)(+) transhydrogenase subunit alpha, producing MPMAVIAVTKETRGGETRVAATPETVKKLAAAGFSVVVEAGAGTAASYPDADYEAAGAKLAKTAKEALKDADVLFKVRAPEAAEIAALKKGAIVAAALNPHQDKDTLNALAKAGASALAMEFIPRITRAQVMDMLSSQANLGGYRAVIEAAEAYGKALPMMMTAAGTVAAAKVFVMGVGVAGLQAIATARRLGAVVTATDVRPATKEQVESLGAKFLAVEDEEFKNAQTAGGYAKEMSKEYQAKQAELVSTHIAKQDIVITTALIPGRPAPRLVSAAQVASMKPGSVLVDMAIEAGGNVEGGKLGEVLTTANGVKILGIPNLPGRIATDASALYARNLFALSSLFLNKEGAFAPDFEDEILKAALVTQGGAVVHPSLQAG from the coding sequence ATGCCGATGGCCGTTATCGCCGTCACGAAAGAGACCCGCGGTGGTGAAACCCGGGTCGCGGCCACGCCCGAGACCGTGAAGAAGCTGGCCGCGGCCGGCTTCTCGGTCGTGGTCGAGGCCGGGGCGGGGACTGCTGCCTCGTATCCGGACGCCGACTACGAGGCGGCCGGGGCCAAGCTGGCCAAGACGGCGAAAGAGGCCCTGAAGGACGCCGACGTCCTGTTCAAGGTCCGCGCGCCCGAAGCCGCCGAGATCGCCGCCCTGAAGAAGGGCGCGATCGTCGCGGCCGCGCTCAATCCGCACCAGGACAAGGACACGCTGAACGCCCTGGCCAAGGCCGGCGCCAGCGCCCTGGCCATGGAATTCATCCCGCGCATCACCCGGGCCCAGGTGATGGACATGCTGTCCTCGCAAGCCAATCTCGGCGGCTATCGCGCCGTGATCGAGGCGGCCGAAGCCTATGGCAAGGCCCTGCCGATGATGATGACCGCCGCCGGCACCGTCGCCGCGGCCAAGGTCTTCGTGATGGGCGTGGGCGTGGCTGGCCTGCAGGCCATCGCCACCGCCCGCCGCCTGGGCGCGGTGGTCACCGCCACCGACGTGCGTCCGGCCACCAAGGAACAGGTCGAGTCGCTGGGCGCCAAGTTCCTGGCCGTCGAGGACGAAGAGTTCAAGAACGCCCAGACCGCCGGCGGCTACGCCAAGGAAATGTCTAAGGAATACCAGGCCAAGCAGGCCGAGCTGGTCTCCACGCACATCGCCAAGCAGGACATCGTCATCACCACGGCCCTGATCCCGGGCCGCCCGGCGCCGCGGCTGGTCTCGGCCGCCCAGGTGGCCTCGATGAAGCCTGGCTCGGTGCTGGTCGACATGGCCATCGAGGCCGGCGGCAACGTCGAGGGCGGCAAGCTGGGCGAGGTTCTGACCACGGCCAACGGCGTCAAGATCCTGGGCATCCCCAACCTGCCCGGCCGCATCGCCACCGACGCCAGCGCGCTCTACGCCCGCAACCTCTTCGCCCTGTCGAGCCTGTTCCTGAACAAGGAGGGCGCCTTCGCCCCCGACTTCGAGGACGAGATCCTCAAGGCGGCCCTGGTCACCCAGGGCGGGGCTGTTGTGCATCCGAGCCTGCAGGCCGGCTAA
- a CDS encoding M23 family metallopeptidase — MSSRVLAATSSPYSLAAFAAVGGAIVVWGAINAVTAIDVMNAGAQPPPPAVAPVTAPEPPPPPPPAFVFDAPLPGRVINSPFGLRQMPWEENGRLHEGVDIAAPAGAPVHVATDGIVMRSGVSSTYGRFVEVAHKDGFRTFYAHLGRDAGLKRGTYVKRGTTVAYVGNSGRSTGSHLHFELRNKAGKPLNPALFMGKTFAEKDDLPLKAAAKVGRKVRLAQVSKWPDGVKSKMAANGEGVVTRVKGGRVRVRINVVDG, encoded by the coding sequence TTGTCGTCACGAGTCCTGGCCGCAACGTCGTCTCCCTATTCGCTGGCCGCGTTCGCCGCCGTCGGTGGCGCGATCGTGGTCTGGGGCGCGATCAACGCCGTCACGGCCATCGACGTGATGAACGCCGGCGCGCAGCCGCCGCCCCCCGCCGTGGCCCCCGTCACCGCGCCCGAGCCGCCGCCCCCGCCGCCGCCCGCCTTCGTCTTCGACGCCCCGCTGCCGGGCCGGGTGATCAATTCGCCGTTCGGTCTGCGCCAGATGCCTTGGGAAGAGAACGGCCGCCTGCACGAGGGCGTCGACATCGCCGCCCCGGCCGGCGCGCCCGTCCACGTGGCCACCGACGGCATCGTGATGCGCAGCGGCGTGTCGTCGACCTACGGCCGTTTCGTCGAGGTGGCGCACAAGGACGGCTTCCGCACCTTCTACGCCCACCTGGGCCGCGACGCGGGCCTCAAGCGCGGGACCTACGTCAAGCGCGGGACCACCGTGGCCTATGTCGGGAACAGCGGCCGCTCGACCGGCTCGCACCTGCATTTCGAGCTGCGCAACAAGGCTGGCAAGCCGCTGAACCCGGCGCTGTTCATGGGCAAGACCTTCGCCGAGAAGGACGACCTGCCGCTGAAGGCCGCCGCCAAGGTGGGCCGCAAGGTGCGTCTGGCCCAGGTGTCCAAGTGGCCCGACGGCGTGAAGAGCAAAATGGCGGCCAACGGCGAGGGCGTGGTCACCCGCGTCAAGGGCGGCCGTGTCCGCGTGCGGATCAACGTGGTCGACGGCTAG
- a CDS encoding UrcA family protein gives MRKFMTSLTAVATLTMAAVPALGLLQAAHAAEPTATIQVGDLDLSNPAQAAVFNTRLDSQGQALCRQVAGREMRSRIRQDDCLTQVRLAAHRQLTATQRADLRRSAAAASVQVASR, from the coding sequence ATGCGCAAGTTCATGACCAGCCTGACCGCCGTGGCCACCCTGACGATGGCCGCCGTGCCCGCCCTGGGTCTGCTGCAGGCCGCCCACGCCGCCGAGCCGACCGCCACCATCCAGGTCGGCGATCTGGACCTGAGCAACCCCGCCCAGGCGGCCGTCTTCAACACCCGCCTCGACAGCCAGGGCCAGGCCCTCTGCCGCCAGGTCGCGGGCCGCGAGATGCGTTCGCGCATCCGCCAGGACGACTGCCTGACCCAGGTCCGCCTGGCCGCCCACCGCCAGCTGACCGCCACGCAACGCGCCGACCTGCGCCGCTCGGCCGCCGCCGCCTCCGTGCAAGTGGCCAGCCGCTAA
- a CDS encoding UrcA family protein: MRKFMTSLTAVATVTLAAVPALGLLQAAHAAEPTATISLVGLNLSNPAHAAEFAARVDVAGEQVCREMVHGNPGGDFTIAGCKVAVRKQVNEQLSKSQRHGLQMASRAVPVSVAAR, encoded by the coding sequence ATGCGTAAGTTCATGACCAGCCTGACCGCCGTGGCCACCGTCACCCTGGCCGCCGTGCCCGCCCTGGGCCTGCTGCAGGCCGCCCACGCCGCCGAACCGACCGCCACCATCTCGCTGGTGGGCCTGAACCTCTCCAACCCCGCCCACGCCGCCGAATTCGCCGCCCGCGTCGACGTCGCCGGCGAGCAGGTGTGCCGCGAGATGGTCCACGGCAATCCCGGCGGCGACTTCACGATCGCCGGCTGCAAGGTCGCGGTCCGCAAGCAGGTGAACGAACAGCTGTCCAAGTCGCAGCGCCACGGCCTGCAGATGGCCTCCCGCGCCGTCCCGGTGTCCGTCGCCGCCCGTTGA
- a CDS encoding aa3-type cytochrome c oxidase subunit IV, translating into MAGDYHRGEMDIHEQSATFEAFGKMTKWGSLAIAVLLLTITLWFCTSAGFIGGVIPGIVLAVLGVVFLREKPASAH; encoded by the coding sequence ATGGCCGGCGACTATCACCGCGGTGAGATGGACATCCACGAACAGTCCGCGACCTTCGAAGCCTTTGGCAAGATGACCAAGTGGGGTTCGCTGGCCATCGCCGTCCTGCTGCTGACGATCACCCTGTGGTTCTGCACCTCGGCCGGCTTCATCGGCGGCGTGATTCCCGGCATCGTGCTGGCGGTACTGGGCGTGGTGTTCCTGCGCGAAAAGCCCGCCTCCGCCCACTGA
- a CDS encoding NAD(P) transhydrogenase subunit alpha has product MEAVDPTVFRLAIFVLAIFVGYYVVWSVTPALHTPLMAVTNAISSVIIVGALLAAAAHGANSDLSGGTVAASTWISKGAGAIAAAFAAVNIFGGFLVTNRMLAMYKKKEKK; this is encoded by the coding sequence ATGGAAGCCGTCGACCCCACCGTGTTCCGCCTGGCGATCTTCGTGCTCGCCATCTTCGTCGGTTATTATGTCGTCTGGAGCGTGACGCCCGCCCTGCACACCCCGCTGATGGCCGTGACCAACGCCATCTCGTCGGTGATCATCGTCGGCGCCCTGCTGGCGGCGGCGGCCCACGGGGCCAACAGCGACCTGTCGGGCGGCACGGTCGCGGCCTCGACCTGGATCTCCAAGGGGGCCGGCGCCATCGCCGCCGCCTTCGCCGCGGTCAACATCTTCGGCGGCTTCCTGGTCACCAACCGGATGCTGGCCATGTATAAGAAAAAAGAGAAGAAATAG
- a CDS encoding FkbM family methyltransferase codes for MFSAIKRMAGRTDALKRIALERWWDELRASPRAQEPGRLIAHGRKTYSQNDEDGIVLEIFNRIGESDRRFIEFGVQAGVECNTALLLMAGWSGLWLDGSDKYVEAAKGHHAVAVGQGRLSIQKAFVTVRNIDDLLGAWAGGTAAKPASVDLLSIDIDGNDYWVWEAITAVRPRVVIIEYNAAYPPPVAFVAEYKADRVWDGGNYHSASLSSLEALGRAKGYALVACNLSGANAFFVREDELTGSDGQPRFAAPYSAANHYEPPRYDLSGLSSGHPPRFGVNAAPTISSSPLLGAKT; via the coding sequence ATGTTCAGCGCCATCAAGCGCATGGCCGGTCGAACCGACGCCCTCAAGCGCATCGCGCTCGAGCGGTGGTGGGACGAGCTGCGCGCTTCGCCCAGGGCTCAAGAGCCCGGGCGGCTGATCGCCCATGGCCGCAAGACCTACAGCCAGAACGACGAGGACGGCATCGTCCTGGAGATCTTCAACCGCATCGGCGAGAGCGACCGGCGCTTCATCGAGTTCGGCGTCCAGGCCGGGGTGGAGTGCAACACCGCCCTGCTGCTGATGGCCGGCTGGAGCGGCCTGTGGCTGGACGGCTCGGACAAGTATGTCGAGGCGGCCAAGGGTCACCACGCCGTCGCCGTGGGTCAGGGCCGGCTGAGCATCCAGAAGGCCTTCGTCACCGTGCGGAACATCGACGACCTGCTGGGCGCCTGGGCCGGCGGGACCGCCGCCAAGCCCGCCAGCGTTGACCTGCTGTCGATCGACATCGACGGCAACGACTACTGGGTCTGGGAGGCGATCACCGCGGTGCGTCCGCGCGTCGTGATCATCGAGTACAACGCCGCCTATCCGCCGCCCGTCGCCTTCGTCGCCGAATACAAGGCCGACCGGGTTTGGGACGGCGGCAATTATCACAGCGCCAGCCTCTCCAGCCTGGAGGCCCTGGGCCGCGCCAAGGGCTACGCCCTGGTCGCGTGCAATCTCTCCGGCGCCAACGCCTTCTTCGTGCGCGAGGACGAACTGACCGGCTCCGACGGCCAGCCCCGCTTCGCCGCGCCGTACTCGGCGGCCAACCACTACGAGCCGCCGCGCTACGACCTCTCCGGCCTGTCTTCAGGCCATCCGCCTCGGTTCGGCGTCAACGCCGCGCCGACGATTTCCTCTTCGCCGCTCTTGGGGGCCAAGACCTGA
- a CDS encoding aspartate/glutamate racemase family protein, translating into MPHRRTFSPEHPALIGLIGGMSWESSAQYYRLINEGVRDRVGGVASARTLMWSFDFARIEALQHAGDWDALAGEMVDAAKALQKGGADFLILCTNTMHRCAWAIDAAVKIPLLHIADPTAAAIQAAGVTQVGLLGTAFTMEQDFYRGRLEETFGLEVLIPEADDRAAVHDIIYRELVTGQVLDASREVYRAVIQRLVDRGAQGIILGCTEIMLLIGQADSPVPVFDTTTLHATAAVERALGSP; encoded by the coding sequence ATGCCCCACCGCCGCACCTTCTCGCCCGAGCACCCAGCCCTCATCGGCCTGATCGGCGGCATGAGCTGGGAGAGCTCGGCTCAGTACTACCGGCTGATCAACGAGGGCGTCCGCGACCGCGTGGGCGGCGTCGCCTCGGCGCGCACCCTGATGTGGTCGTTCGACTTCGCCAGGATCGAGGCCCTGCAGCACGCCGGCGACTGGGACGCCCTGGCCGGCGAGATGGTCGACGCGGCCAAGGCCCTGCAGAAGGGCGGGGCCGACTTTCTCATCCTGTGCACCAACACCATGCACCGCTGCGCCTGGGCCATCGACGCGGCGGTGAAGATTCCCCTGCTGCACATCGCCGACCCGACGGCGGCGGCGATCCAGGCGGCGGGCGTCACCCAGGTCGGCCTGCTGGGCACGGCCTTCACCATGGAGCAGGACTTCTATCGCGGCCGGCTGGAGGAAACCTTCGGCCTGGAGGTGCTGATCCCCGAGGCCGACGACCGCGCGGCGGTGCACGACATCATCTATCGCGAGCTGGTGACCGGCCAGGTGCTGGACGCCTCGCGCGAGGTCTATCGGGCGGTGATCCAGAGGCTGGTCGATCGCGGGGCGCAGGGGATCATCCTGGGCTGCACCGAGATCATGCTGCTGATCGGGCAGGCCGACAGTCCCGTGCCGGTGTTCGACACCACGACGCTGCACGCGACGGCGGCGGTGGAGCGGGCGTTGGGGAGCCCTTAA
- a CDS encoding COQ9 family protein: MTDTADWADTTEQRVLDEAVRLAPRLGWNAGMARAAAVAAGLNAGEAQLLLPQGPRDLAALLSRRHDKAALAALAALNPPPAKIRDKIRQGVIARLDAAQHDAEALRKLSAFLAFPTNMPLALTLIWESSDALWRWAGDTATDENHYSKRAILSGILVSTLAVDMASGRESALKHLEGRIDNVMAFEKWKAGLKPMNLAAEVAAALARMRYGRP; this comes from the coding sequence ATGACCGATACCGCAGATTGGGCCGACACGACCGAGCAGCGGGTGCTGGACGAGGCCGTGCGCCTCGCGCCGCGCCTGGGCTGGAACGCCGGCATGGCCCGCGCCGCCGCCGTGGCCGCCGGCCTCAACGCCGGCGAGGCGCAACTCCTTTTGCCGCAAGGCCCGCGTGATCTAGCCGCCCTGCTGTCGCGCCGTCACGACAAGGCCGCCCTGGCCGCGCTGGCGGCCCTGAACCCGCCGCCGGCCAAGATCCGCGACAAGATCCGCCAGGGCGTTATCGCCCGCCTGGACGCCGCGCAGCACGACGCCGAGGCTCTACGCAAGCTGTCCGCCTTCCTGGCCTTCCCGACCAACATGCCCCTGGCCCTGACCCTGATCTGGGAAAGCAGCGACGCCCTGTGGCGCTGGGCGGGCGACACGGCCACCGACGAGAATCACTATTCCAAGCGGGCGATCCTGTCGGGGATCCTGGTCTCGACCCTGGCGGTCGACATGGCCTCGGGCCGCGAGTCGGCGCTCAAGCACCTGGAAGGCCGCATCGACAACGTCATGGCCTTCGAGAAGTGGAAGGCGGGTCTCAAGCCGATGAACCTGGCGGCCGAGGTGGCCGCGGCCCTGGCGCGGATGCGGTACGGGCGCCCCTAG